The sequence taaatttttgtatttaaGGGCTTGCACAGTCATAGGTGAATGTGGCCAGGGCTTTCGAAGAGAGTGAGTGGATGAGCCAAAACCTAAAGTCGCGGCACTGCAGGGTGGCTCGCCTGGGATCACCAGCAAGCTACAGGGAGTGCAGGGTCCTCTTCCCGACTGCACAGGATGGGGATATTTTttaggaggaaggaggaagggcgCTAATATGCCCGGGGCTTTGGAACGTCGGGGGGTCCTGCCCGCGGGAGGCGGCGCCCACCGGGGCGATGGGAAGGGAAGGCTCGTCCAGCCCGGCCCCGCCCTGTCCAATTTAAGAGCCGCGGGAGACAGCTGTGACCATTCCTGGCCGACAAGGCTCGCTCCCTTATTTAGAGCAGGTGTCCTCCCGCGCCTCCCGCGCTGCCCACACAGCCCAGAGGCCCCAGCTCCCCTCCTTGGGCCCTTCCGAGCAAGGGCCGCGCCATGCCCAGCCCCGGGCCGCGGGGCTGCCGGCCGCTCCCTCTTTCGGGCTCCGGGGTCCAGCCCCCGCGCTCCAGCCGCTCTCCCGGGCCAGCGTCGCCCGCGCTGCCGCGCGGCTCTGCAAACCCAAGCCCACCCCGCGCGCCCGGACGCCTCGAGTCCTCCTTTTCCGTTGAGGCCATCCTGGCCAGACCTGACCCCTGCGCGCCCACAGCCTCCCCGCTGCCAGTCTCCGCTGGCGCCCACGGGGACCTCTGGAACGTGCCCGCCAGGCCTCCCGCCCAGGTTCTGCCCGGGGCGTGCCCGCCGACGTGGCTGCCCGCCGGCCTGAGCGCGGGGCTGCACCGGCCGTGCCCCCAGCCCCCTGCGCTGCGGCCCCTCGCCTCTCACTTCTGCGGCCTCCAGGGTCTCAGCGTCACAGGTACGAGGGAGCGGACGGGCGCCACGGTGGGCACAGGATAGAGGAGAAGTCCCGAGTTTGAGAGCCACCCGTGGTTGGAGTGGACGTCAAGTGTATGACCCTTGACCCTGCAGGTGATACCGGGCGGAGAGAGGGACCCAGACCGGGTGGGAGACCATCTGGCCCGCCGCTGAGGTGGGAGAAGGTGTGTATGGGGGGCGGGGGTACGTGTGCAGAGAGGAAGGTGAGGGCAGGCCCGAGAGGGGCTCGGACAACCAGGATCAGCGCAGGGCTGCAGGCAGCCCGGCCCTCCCAGGACTAGGGAGTGGGGGAAGTCCTTGCTCCCGGCCGCACCTGCTTTGCACAGCGCTTGGTGGAGCAGGCATTTCCCCAGCGCGACCAACTCAGCCGGAGAAGCAGCTGCTACTGGTACCCTTCAGCGAGAGCGAGGAGCTGTTGGGTGTTAGCCGACCGGGTTACAGCCTCCACTGCTTACCTCTGTGTGAGCTTAGTTTCCCCACTTTACTGCTCTGAGCCAGGTTCCTTCAGCTCTTAGAATGGTTCCTTGGGGCTCTGGGCCCTGGAGCACAGTCACTTAAATCCCCATGGGACTTTAACCATTGGGGTAATTTTCTCCTCTAGCATTAACATCCACCTACATGAGGTTTTGCCATTTTTGGCTATCTGGTTCATGCATCCCCATGGCTCCCATGAGGGAAAACAGGAGCAAATTTAGTGCAAGCCTTATCAACCCAAACCAAGATCCTGGTAAGACAGTCTTTCTTGGGTTCCCCCCACCCTGtgtctccctgcctcccttcaGCTGGACATTCCTCCCACCCATGTGAGAgagaaaccctggtctcccaAGCACTATCCAAATTCTTGCCACAGAATGAGAGCCACCTCTGGTGGCTCACATGGCAAAGAATCTGATTGTGAAATGCCAGTTTGATCCCGgaattgggaaaatcccctggagaagggcatggcagcacactgcagtattcttgcctggagaattccatggacagaggagcctggtgggttacagtccatagggttgcaaagagctggacatgactgagcgattagcacTTTCCCTTTCATGAGAGCCATAGCCCTCACTCCAAGCCACCTTTTTCTAACGTCCCCACACACCTGAGGTCTGAATTGTAACTTTCTACTCTGTATTACTGTaatcaatatatatacatatatatatatataatatatatatatatatatatatatatattgatttggctgtgctgggtcttagttgaggcatgtgggatattttagtttcagcatgga is a genomic window of Muntiacus reevesi chromosome 3, mMunRee1.1, whole genome shotgun sequence containing:
- the NOTO gene encoding homeobox protein notochord; amino-acid sequence: MPSPGPRGCRPLPLSGSGVQPPRSSRSPGPASPALPRGSANPSPPRAPGRLESSFSVEAILARPDPCAPTASPLPVSAGAHGDLWNVPARPPAQVLPGACPPTWLPAGLSAGLHRPCPQPPALRPLASHFCGLQGLSVTGLELVHCLGLWDPQDWAHAQDLQDTERSPKRIRTMFNLEQLEELEKVFAKQHNLVGKKRAQLAAQLNLTENQVRVWFQNRRVKYQKQQRLKLPTASAMAASPDEPSSSSDTSIQREDPESGMDN